The proteins below are encoded in one region of Scophthalmus maximus strain ysfricsl-2021 chromosome 4, ASM2237912v1, whole genome shotgun sequence:
- the LOC118302095 gene encoding uncharacterized protein LOC118302095, with protein sequence MDAWRTLSFTRPPDPEPGMWLFEEPLFSNCFLSARTGFSSATLRGRFVEACVVKLGHLMTASVERLAEISGIRSTRVLQNLVEEVLQSLSAPLRAHTQSRSLADQWTEGHNYVFPSLSVSPTVEGWSERSGLLLSMKTPALGTFGSCGGKQLYSSCVKVLNHRSLAGVRELRWTEVFGSDVSPKVADGSCISLLLRRGWLTSSGGLYMED encoded by the coding sequence ATGGATGCCTGGAGGACTCTCAGTTTCACTCGGCCTCCTGACCCTGAACCTGGTATGTGGCTGTTTGAGGAACCATTATTTTCcaactgtttcctgtctgccaGGACTGGTTTCTCTTCAGCCACCCTGAGAGGTAGGTTTGTGGAGGCCTGCGTAGTGAAGCTGGGCCACCTCATGACTGCGTCAGTGGAGCGGTTGGCTGAAATCTCGGGAATCAGGTCAACCAGAGTGTTGCAGaacctggtggaggaggtgctACAGTCCCTATCGGCTCCTCTCCGGGCTCACACTCAGAGTCGAAGTCTGGCAGACCAGTGGACTGAAGGCCACAACTATGTTTTCCCCTCCCTGAGTGTGAGTCCGACTGTGGAGGGGTGGAGCGAGCGGAGTGGCCTGCTGCTTTCAATGAAGACGCCAGCACTGGGAACATTCGGCTCCTGTGGAGGGAAGCAGCTCTACTCCAGCTGCGTGAAGGTCCTGAACCATCGGTCACTTGCAGGAGTCAGAGAGTTGAGGTGGACTGAGGTTTTTGGCTCAGACGTTTCCCCAAAGGTAGCTGACGGGTCCTGTATAAGCCTCCTGTTGAGAAGAGGATGGCTGACATCCAGTGGAGGATTATACATGGAGGATTAG